A genome region from Euphorbia lathyris chromosome 4, ddEupLath1.1, whole genome shotgun sequence includes the following:
- the LOC136225977 gene encoding putative disease resistance protein RGA3, with translation MAESVLYDVAARIISNLSSSVLKEIGLVWGLKDELDKLRRTVSTIETVLLHAEEQSMENPQIKLWLGMLSEVMYDADDLLDGFSTEALRQQVMGGSKTAKKVRLFFSSSNQFAFGLKMGHKVKALRERLDDIAAERKFHLEERSVERGFVARGRDQTHSSAPAVVIGRQDEKEAIVKLLLSSDCEENVSVVPIVGIGGLGKTTLAQLVYSDDKVNNHFALKMWVCVSDEFDVQLLVGKVLESATRQATQNTQMDLLKTLLHEKINGRRYLLVLDDVWNEDVSKWFSFRDLLAGGARGSKIIITTRLRKIAEMSRPISIHELRGLSGDEAWLLFKQMAFKQGQVPSPSHEAIGREIVGKCCGVPLAIRAIGGMLYSEDLESEWLLFKNEELSKLDVYREDILPILKLSYNHLPSYYKHCFAYCSLYPKDYEIPVEELIHLWKAQGYLKSTDSNECLQDVGLRCFMNLFRLSFFQDVQKDNFGNIKSCKMHDLMHDLAISVAGDNFSSSHSGIRSIIDKTQHMSFRVDQNSISQDFSSLLKAKKVRTILPFVELPVNIKEEELDAVFCNLRRLRVLNLSYLKINELSSSIYQLKHLRYLDLSRNEDIKKLPDSITTLQNLQVLKLIECTELMQLPDNITKLVNLTDLDNDKCYSLTHMPQDIGKLTRLETLSRFVIAKDDSIFSKHSGGLEELHELNNLRGSLEIRNLKYLKNTAFELYLNEKKHLEKLTLYWDFCCGDCSANDVAKDEMGLEALCPNQNLKELSVVDYRGVKPPSWLISMTNLVSIDFQCCRSIQWLPPFDQLPYLKELCVWVLTNLEHIDVAVNFENRGSSSFFPSLTRLTLHGCPNLKGFLRFKTDVGMNQTSLSMEELPCFPCLDQLQIGDCPSLTYMPLFPKLKRLILMKDGIKPLMEVLKMTTTSTSQSTSSPFSTLSQLEDLSIIQMEDVPLDELLQYLPSLQYLSFSKCSCKSLSGDENDDGMQWQSLKVLRAVYFMNMPNLVSLPKGLQYVTTLRTLQTNKCGSLASIPEWIGNLVMLQYLIIEDCPQLSERCKNNTGEDWPKICHIPNISIDHLSIQRNGCLTANQ, from the coding sequence ATGGCAGAATCAGTCCTTTACGACGTCGCTGCTAGAATCATTTCGAATCTGAGTTCTTCTGTGCTTAAGGAGATAGGGCTGGTATGGGGTCTCAAAGATGAGCTTGACAAACTCAGGAGAACTGTTTCCACCATTGAAACTGTGCTTCTTCATGCGGAGGAGCAGTCCATGGAGAATCCTCAAATCAAACTTTGGCTTGGAATGCTGAGTGAAGTCATGTATGATGCTGATGATTTGCTGGATGGATTTTCAACGGAGGCCTTGCGTCAGCAAGTTATGGGTGGTTCTAAAACCGCCAAGAAGGTGCGTCTTTTCTTTTCAAGTTCCAACCAGTTTGCTTTTGGTCTCAAAATGGGTCATAAAGTTAAGGCTCTTAGAGAGAGATTAGATGATATTGCTGCAGAAAGAAAGTTCCACTTGGAAGAACGTTCTGTAGAGAGGGGTTTTGTAGCTAGGGGCAGGGACCAAACTCATTCCTCTGCCCCTGCTGTCGTTATTGGTAGACAGGACGAAAAGGAGGCAATTGTAAAGCTTTTACTCTCTTCTGATTGTGAAGAGAATGTGTCGGTTGTTCCCATTGTTGGTATTGGAGGTTTGGGAAAGACTACACTTGCTCAACTGGTATATAGTGACGATAAGGTCAATAACCATTTTGCTTTGAAGATGTGGGTTTGTGTGTCTGATGAATTTGACGTGCAGTTGCTGGTGGGAAAAGTTTTAGAATCTGCAACTCGACAGGCGACTCAAAACACCCAGATGGATCTATTAAAAACTCTCCTCCATGAAAAGATAAATGGTAGAAGGTATCTACTTGTGTTGGATGATGTGTGGAATGAGGATGTGAGTAAATGGTTCAGCTTCAGAGATTTGCTAGCTGGTGGTGCAAGAGGAAGTAAGATTATAATTACTACACGGCTCAGAAAGATTGCAGAGATGAGTCGGCCAATCTCTATACATGAATTAAGAGGTTTGTCTGGGGATGAGGCTTGGTTATTGTTCAAACAGATGGCATTCAAGCAGGGGCAGGTGCCAAGTCCAAGCCATGAAGCTATAGGACGGGAAATTGTAGGCAAGTGTTGTGGAGTTCCTTTAGCCATAAGAGCAATAGGAGGCATGTTGTATTCTGAAGATTTGGAGTCTGAATGGTTGTTGTTCAAAAATGAAGAACTCTCGAAGCTAGATGTGTACAGGGAAGATATTTTGCCAATCCTTAAGTTGAGTTACAATCATCTGCCGTCCTATTATAAGCATTGTTTTGCTTATTGCAGCTTATATCCTAAAGATTATGAAATTCCGGTAGAAGAACTGATACATCTTTGGAAGGCACAGGGGTATCTCAAGTCAACAGATTCAAATGAGTGTCTTCAGGATGTTGGCCTTAGATGTTTCATGAATCTTTTTCGACTGTCATTCTTTCAAGATGTTCAAAAGGATAACTTTGGTAATATTAAAAGTTGCAAAATGCATGATTTAATGCATGATCTGGCCATTTCAGTTGCGGGGGACAATTTCTCTTCGTCACATTCTGGAATAAGAAGTATTATAGACAAAACTCAGCATATGTCATTTCGGGTTGATCAAAATTCCATTTCGCAAGATTTTTCTTCATTGTTGAAGGCAAAAAAGGTAAGAACAATATTGCCATTTGTTGAACTACCTGTTAACATCAAAGAAGAAGAACTCGATGCAGTGTTTTGTAATTTGAGACGCTTGAGGGTGTTAAATTTATCTTACTTGAAAATTAATGAACTGTCAAGTTCTATTTATCAATTGAAGCATCTAAGATATCTTGACCTTTCCCGCAATGAAGATATCAAGAAACTTCCGGATTCAATCACGACTCTGCAGAACCTTCAAGTGTTGAAATTAATTGAGTGTACTGAACTCATGCAACTGCCGGATAATATCACAAAATTGGTCAATCTTACAGATCTTGATAATGACAAGTGTTATAGCTTGACACATATGCCACAAGATATTGGAAAATTGACACGACTTGAGACGTTATCTAGATTCGTAATAGCCAAGGATGATTCTATCTTCTCCAAACATAGCGGTGGACTTGAGGAATTACATGAATTAAACAACTTGAGAGGTTCATTGGAAATCAGGAATTTGAAATACTTGAAAAACACTGCATTTGAATTATATTTGAATGAGAAGAAACACCTTGAAAAATTGACACTATATTGGGACTTTTGCTGTGGAGATTGCAGCGCAAATGATGTTGCTAAAGATGAAATGGGATTGGAAGCACTATGTCCGAACCAAAATTTGAAAGAATTGTCAGTGGTTGATTACAGAGGAGTGAAGCCTCCAAGCTGGCTAATATCGATGACTAATTTAGTTTCCATTGATTTTCAGTGTTGCAGAAGCATACAGTGGCTCCCACCATTTGATCAGCTCCCTTATCTTAAAGAGTTATGTGTTTGGGTTTTAACTAACCTGGAGCACATAGATGTTGCCGTGAATTTTGAAAACAGAGGATCTTCGTCATTCTTTCCTTCCCTAACAAGGCTTACTCTACACGGCTGCCCCAATCTGAAGGGATTTTTGAGATTCAAGACTGATGTTGGAATGAACCAAACATCTTTATCAATGGAAGAGCTGCCCTGCTTTCCTTGTCTTGATCAGTTGCAAATTGGAGATTGTCCTAGCTTGACGTACATGCCACTCTTTCCGAAGCTTAAAAGGCTGATATTGATGAAAGACGGAATAAAACCCCTGATGGAAGTACTGAAGATGACGACAACTTCAACATCACAATCCACCTCTTCACCTTTCTCTACTCTCTCTCAATTGGAGGATCTTTCAATCATTCAAATGGAAGATGTTCCGCTGGATGAGTTGCTACAATACCTTCCTTCTCTTCAATATCTCAGTTTTTCTAAATGCTCATGTAAAAGTCTGTCTGGTGATGAGAATGATGATGGCATGCAGTGGCAAAGCCTTAAAGTCCTCCGTGCTGTTTATTTTATGAACATGCCAAACTTGGTTTCTCTACCAAAGGGGCTTCAATATGTTACCACTCTGCGAACTCTGCAAACCAATAAGTGTGGTAGTTTGGCGTCTATACCAGAGTGGATCGGTAACCTCGTCATGTTACAATATTTGATTATTGAAGATTGTCCCCAACTATCAGAAAGATGCAAGAACAACACGGGCGAGGATTGGCCTAAGATTTGTCACATTCCAAATATTTCCATTGACCATCTAAGTATTCAGAGGAATGGCTGCCTGACTGCAAATCAATAA